A portion of the Stigmatella aurantiaca DW4/3-1 genome contains these proteins:
- a CDS encoding tetratricopeptide repeat protein — protein MTRAGVLVLQLLTAPVPAAAPPPAAPAVAAEATAPALPPDAEALYKLGTAFLAQGQPKRAVTPLTKLVDKAPDVVPARLALARALRLSGDTEKARALLDTAIAAFPEEPTLRSERGLLARVLDETDVAITQYSVAAELSPNDAELRFNLGEALQRAARVDDAIEAYREALKLDEGLTSARVNLGKALAEKGRLAEAKETLLKAIERAPLDAEARYNLGVLRMRENDLAGAMGEYRKALELQPRHASAHNNLGVAHDELGQHAQAVEAFKKAIAAEPKYAEAHFNLGLAYFRLGDNARATKSFEKALLLEPRRSSGPYTQLGHLYLAQGKKDRAVEAFKRALAASGDDGLKTTEAHQGLARAYLAQGRVDDAVATLKTAVEDFPKDVGARAAYGDALKAKGDLDGAIAQYEQSVALSPTPEARLALAEAYALMRVGTKSQPLYEELLKEDASHRAAKLGLADLYLAMGRYVEVEALLTPREGEEADTAALARLGIMHSRLQRPDKALPLLEQVAEKDPAQLDARAELGQLYLRGGDKDKAVRVLGDVLATEPRHPLGLLYLGQALYALGKTKQSEKSFQAAVQVDPNAAEPHNALGQLLEASGRLDEAKKEYAKAVELQSNHTDARAALQRLGSAAAAAPAP, from the coding sequence ATGACTCGAGCCGGTGTCCTCGTCCTCCAACTGCTGACCGCCCCCGTCCCCGCCGCGGCCCCCCCTCCTGCGGCTCCTGCCGTGGCGGCGGAAGCCACGGCCCCCGCGCTGCCCCCCGACGCGGAGGCGCTGTACAAGCTGGGCACGGCCTTCCTGGCCCAGGGGCAGCCCAAGCGGGCGGTGACGCCCCTGACGAAGCTGGTGGACAAGGCGCCCGATGTGGTGCCCGCGCGGCTGGCGCTGGCCCGCGCGCTGCGGCTGTCCGGAGACACGGAGAAGGCCCGCGCGCTGCTGGACACCGCCATCGCGGCCTTCCCCGAGGAGCCCACGCTGCGCTCCGAGCGCGGCCTGCTGGCGCGGGTGCTGGATGAGACGGACGTGGCCATCACCCAGTACTCGGTGGCCGCGGAGCTGTCCCCCAACGACGCGGAGCTGCGCTTCAACCTGGGGGAGGCGCTCCAACGCGCGGCCCGGGTGGACGACGCCATCGAGGCCTACCGGGAGGCGCTCAAGCTGGACGAGGGGCTCACCTCGGCCCGGGTGAACCTGGGCAAGGCGCTGGCCGAGAAGGGACGCCTGGCGGAGGCCAAGGAGACGCTGCTCAAGGCCATCGAGCGGGCGCCCTTGGACGCGGAGGCCCGCTACAACCTGGGCGTGCTGCGCATGCGGGAGAACGATCTGGCGGGCGCCATGGGCGAGTACCGCAAGGCCCTGGAGCTTCAGCCCCGCCACGCGTCGGCGCACAACAACCTGGGCGTGGCGCACGACGAGTTGGGGCAACACGCCCAGGCCGTGGAGGCCTTCAAGAAGGCCATCGCCGCGGAGCCCAAGTACGCGGAGGCACACTTCAACCTGGGGCTCGCGTACTTCCGGCTCGGGGACAACGCCCGGGCCACGAAGTCCTTCGAGAAAGCGCTGCTGCTGGAGCCGCGCCGCTCCAGCGGGCCGTACACCCAGCTGGGCCACCTCTACCTCGCCCAGGGCAAGAAGGACCGGGCGGTGGAGGCCTTCAAGCGGGCGCTCGCGGCCAGCGGGGATGACGGCCTGAAGACGACGGAGGCGCACCAGGGCCTGGCCCGGGCCTACCTCGCCCAGGGCCGCGTGGACGACGCGGTGGCCACGCTGAAAACGGCGGTGGAAGACTTCCCCAAGGACGTGGGCGCACGCGCGGCCTACGGCGACGCGCTGAAGGCCAAGGGAGACTTGGACGGCGCCATCGCCCAGTACGAGCAGAGCGTGGCGCTGTCTCCCACCCCGGAGGCGCGCCTGGCCCTCGCGGAGGCGTATGCGCTCATGCGCGTGGGCACCAAGTCCCAGCCCCTCTACGAAGAGCTGCTGAAGGAGGACGCCAGCCACCGCGCGGCGAAACTCGGGCTGGCGGACCTGTACCTGGCCATGGGGCGCTACGTGGAGGTGGAAGCACTGCTCACGCCCCGCGAGGGCGAGGAGGCAGACACGGCGGCCCTGGCGCGGCTGGGCATCATGCACTCGCGCCTCCAGCGGCCGGACAAGGCCTTACCCCTGCTGGAGCAGGTGGCGGAGAAGGATCCGGCGCAGCTCGACGCCCGGGCGGAGCTGGGCCAGCTGTACCTGCGCGGCGGCGACAAGGACAAGGCGGTGCGCGTGCTGGGAGACGTGCTGGCCACGGAGCCCCGGCACCCGCTGGGGCTGCTGTACCTGGGCCAGGCCCTCTACGCGCTGGGCAAGACGAAACAGTCGGAGAAGTCCTTCCAGGCCGCGGTCCAGGTGGACCCCAACGCCGCCGAGCCACACAACGCCCTCGGCCAACTCCTGGAGGCCTCGGGGCGCCTCGACGAGGCCAAGAAGGAGTACGCCAAGGCCGTCGAGCTCCAGTCGAACCACACGGACGCGCGGGCCGCCCTCCAGCGGCTGGGCAGCGCCGCCGCGGCGGCCCCCGCCCCCTGA
- the bamD gene encoding outer membrane protein assembly factor BamD — MSGTLGGLLAVALLTAAPAGPSRADRAFNPIVSKAKEREELIARLKRDIFKVDRAIGETERLIAKSRNAPYLPDLQFRLAELYVEKSRYVYYLQAESRPEGASGAIVSPETRLMKNKAVQMYYRLLREYPDFHDGDKVTFYLAHEQRELGQFDEMLKTLGDLTRKYPSSPLRLEAEQILGDHFFDKADLGEAEKHYAAILALPPSPVHDLARYKMGWIRVNQARHADAVVFFEAAAASEPLPGVDAQKALNVKREALLDLVYSYTEARPAKGALNYFEKLSDSRATFALALDKLGNRYFIKQQYEYAIPALRKLMEIQFDPELDLERGQKLYDALKASKGKVLPEPTDIHFLVRSAVQSKTDPELPETERKKHLAELEEMARDLSTQLHLAAQKKDDKALYVTAAAAYREYLSLFRPEQYVRPIMENRAEALFASGSFPEAARQYEELARYEDKAKQKNEKAVGEAMYAALLSHFSTLKPEEAPKRTAFEVADARQALKLLGSNYITRFPQSPNVMEVRFNIARAYYEDGDYPKAAELFTAFALAHPNHKDAPAAGNLALDSLRQVNDFKGMEETGKKFIGTALPAKFQEDVRKILTQSRAEALDELALQSAQETGDVIQGLTKVADENKNTEIGEKALYGAFTAAREKRDLGSERELAAKLLADYPKSQYLSDVLLTLGRHSAEAAAFDEAAEWFEKVGQKLGADVTGVDGWLNAARLRLALGEYKEAARNLEAASEVAGSRKAEVLVMLAETRLKQKDTARAKQSAELALALDKTSTGAAAILAEVQATTAPKEPPDKLISTLTTAVQGPNGQTEEAAKGLWYLGEILYRGYKDLPADNVEEKVASLQGMEGVYTQAASLGYPEWAVASLWKLGLAYGHLADVVDATPPPAGMSAAEAKTFQAALKEQVAPLRTRAEDAFKACLSRAEQLEVFSAAVVGCRSRSEAAALPVPAGGAPGRGAAVEELRKKAEATLSAEALEALGMAYLDNHQYALAQLTFGRVTELQDTRAGAHNALGWALLNQGDAMSAREAYAKALEADPTYGKARLNLAALRCRFGDTQGAKRELSVLKDVASLNGPDVDTGWKACK; from the coding sequence ATGAGCGGCACCCTCGGTGGATTGCTCGCCGTGGCGCTGCTCACCGCCGCCCCCGCGGGCCCCTCGCGCGCGGACCGCGCCTTCAACCCCATCGTCTCCAAGGCGAAGGAGCGCGAGGAGCTCATCGCCCGGCTCAAGCGCGACATCTTCAAGGTGGACCGCGCCATCGGCGAGACGGAGCGCCTCATCGCCAAGAGCCGCAACGCCCCGTACCTGCCGGATCTCCAGTTCCGCCTGGCCGAGCTGTATGTGGAGAAGAGCCGCTACGTGTACTACCTCCAGGCCGAATCCCGGCCGGAGGGGGCCAGCGGCGCCATCGTCTCCCCCGAGACGCGGCTGATGAAGAACAAGGCGGTGCAGATGTACTACCGCCTGCTGCGCGAGTACCCGGACTTCCACGACGGGGACAAGGTGACGTTCTACCTGGCGCACGAGCAGCGCGAACTGGGCCAGTTCGACGAGATGCTCAAGACGCTGGGCGACCTGACGCGCAAGTACCCCTCCAGCCCCCTGCGCCTGGAGGCCGAGCAGATTCTCGGCGACCACTTCTTCGACAAGGCGGACCTGGGCGAGGCGGAGAAGCACTACGCGGCCATCCTCGCCCTGCCCCCCTCGCCGGTGCATGACCTGGCCCGCTACAAGATGGGCTGGATCCGCGTGAACCAGGCGCGGCACGCCGACGCCGTCGTCTTCTTCGAGGCGGCCGCCGCCAGCGAGCCCCTGCCCGGCGTGGATGCCCAGAAGGCGCTCAACGTGAAGCGCGAGGCGCTGCTGGACCTCGTCTACAGCTACACCGAGGCCCGGCCGGCCAAGGGCGCCCTCAACTACTTCGAGAAGCTCAGCGACAGCCGCGCCACGTTCGCGCTCGCCCTGGACAAGCTGGGCAACCGCTACTTCATCAAGCAGCAGTACGAGTACGCCATCCCCGCGCTGCGCAAGCTGATGGAGATCCAGTTCGATCCGGAGCTGGACCTGGAGCGCGGCCAGAAGCTGTACGACGCGCTCAAGGCCTCCAAGGGCAAGGTGCTGCCAGAGCCCACGGACATCCACTTCCTGGTGCGCTCGGCGGTGCAGAGCAAGACGGACCCGGAGCTGCCCGAGACCGAGCGCAAGAAGCACCTCGCGGAGTTGGAGGAGATGGCGCGGGACCTGTCCACCCAGCTCCACCTGGCGGCGCAGAAGAAGGATGACAAGGCGCTGTACGTCACCGCCGCGGCGGCCTACCGGGAGTACCTGAGCCTGTTCCGGCCGGAGCAGTACGTGCGGCCCATCATGGAGAACCGCGCCGAGGCGCTCTTCGCCTCGGGCTCCTTCCCGGAGGCGGCGCGCCAGTACGAGGAGCTGGCCCGGTACGAGGACAAGGCGAAGCAGAAGAACGAGAAGGCGGTGGGCGAGGCCATGTACGCCGCCCTGCTCTCGCACTTCTCCACGCTCAAGCCCGAGGAGGCGCCGAAGCGCACCGCCTTCGAGGTGGCCGATGCGCGCCAGGCGCTCAAGCTGCTGGGCAGCAACTACATCACCCGCTTCCCGCAGAGCCCCAACGTGATGGAGGTGCGCTTCAACATCGCCCGCGCCTACTACGAGGATGGGGACTACCCGAAGGCGGCCGAGCTCTTCACTGCCTTCGCCCTGGCGCACCCCAACCACAAGGATGCGCCGGCCGCCGGCAACCTGGCGCTCGACAGCCTGCGGCAGGTCAACGACTTCAAGGGCATGGAGGAGACGGGCAAGAAGTTCATCGGCACCGCGTTGCCCGCGAAGTTCCAGGAGGACGTGCGCAAGATCCTCACGCAGAGCCGCGCCGAGGCGCTGGACGAGCTGGCGCTCCAGAGCGCCCAGGAGACGGGCGACGTCATCCAGGGCCTCACCAAGGTGGCCGATGAGAACAAGAACACGGAGATCGGCGAGAAGGCCCTCTATGGCGCCTTCACCGCCGCGCGTGAGAAGCGAGACCTGGGCAGCGAGCGGGAGCTGGCGGCGAAGCTGCTGGCCGACTACCCCAAGAGCCAGTACCTGTCCGACGTGTTGCTGACGCTCGGGCGCCACTCGGCGGAGGCCGCGGCCTTCGACGAGGCGGCGGAGTGGTTCGAGAAGGTGGGCCAGAAGCTCGGCGCGGACGTCACCGGGGTGGATGGCTGGCTGAACGCCGCCCGGCTGCGCCTGGCGCTGGGCGAGTACAAGGAGGCCGCGCGCAACCTGGAGGCCGCCTCCGAGGTGGCCGGCAGCCGCAAGGCCGAGGTGCTGGTGATGCTGGCCGAGACGCGCCTGAAGCAGAAGGACACGGCGCGCGCGAAGCAGTCGGCGGAGCTGGCGCTGGCGCTGGACAAGACGAGCACGGGCGCCGCCGCGATCCTCGCCGAGGTGCAGGCCACCACCGCGCCCAAGGAGCCCCCCGACAAGCTCATCTCCACCCTCACCACGGCCGTGCAGGGCCCCAACGGGCAGACGGAGGAGGCCGCCAAGGGGCTGTGGTACCTGGGAGAGATCCTCTACCGCGGCTACAAGGACCTGCCCGCGGACAACGTGGAGGAGAAGGTGGCCTCGCTCCAGGGCATGGAGGGCGTCTACACGCAGGCCGCCTCGCTCGGGTACCCGGAGTGGGCGGTGGCCTCGCTGTGGAAGCTGGGGCTGGCCTATGGGCACCTGGCGGACGTGGTGGACGCCACGCCGCCGCCCGCGGGCATGTCCGCGGCAGAGGCGAAAACCTTCCAGGCGGCGTTGAAGGAGCAGGTGGCGCCCCTGCGCACCCGCGCGGAGGATGCCTTCAAGGCGTGCCTGTCCCGCGCCGAGCAGCTCGAGGTGTTCAGCGCCGCGGTGGTGGGCTGCCGCTCCCGGAGCGAGGCGGCGGCGCTGCCAGTGCCCGCGGGCGGAGCGCCCGGGCGCGGCGCCGCGGTGGAGGAGTTGCGCAAGAAGGCGGAGGCCACGCTCTCCGCGGAGGCGCTGGAGGCGCTCGGCATGGCGTACCTGGACAACCACCAGTACGCGCTCGCCCAGCTCACCTTCGGCCGGGTGACGGAGCTCCAGGACACACGCGCCGGGGCGCACAACGCGCTGGGCTGGGCGCTGCTCAACCAGGGCGACGCCATGAGCGCGCGAGAGGCCTACGCCAAGGCGCTGGAGGCCGATCCCACCTATGGCAAGGCCCGGCTGAACCTCGCCGCCCTGCGCTGCCGCTTCGGCGACACGCAGGGGGCCAAGCGCGAGCTGTCCGTCCTCAAGGACGTGGCCTCGCTCAACGGCCCGGACGTGGACACCGGCTGGAAGGCGTGCAAGTGA
- a CDS encoding outer membrane beta-barrel domain-containing protein has translation MRYVLLVLLSLVPGLALAQAEALENPGTVSAVQDRLYRLNHELTLGVGALPADAFYKGYFAALGYTYHFSDSFAWQVGRGAYSYNVDTGLRRQLERDFGVAPTANAFEDEVQWMVGSDVVWSPFYGKTAFLNSRVLHFEAFVLAGATVFKLNRDNGFRPAANIGLGLRLFTSQHLSFRLDVTNNVLFAGASRIVNVPTLQLATAFNFGATE, from the coding sequence GTGCGATACGTCCTGCTTGTCCTCTTGTCCTTGGTGCCCGGCCTCGCGCTCGCGCAGGCCGAGGCGCTCGAGAACCCCGGAACCGTCTCGGCCGTCCAGGACCGCCTGTACCGGCTCAACCACGAGCTGACGCTGGGGGTGGGCGCGCTCCCGGCGGATGCCTTCTACAAGGGCTACTTCGCGGCGCTCGGCTACACCTACCACTTCTCCGACAGCTTCGCGTGGCAGGTGGGCCGCGGCGCCTACAGCTACAATGTGGATACGGGCCTGCGCCGCCAGCTCGAGCGCGACTTCGGCGTGGCCCCCACCGCCAACGCCTTCGAGGACGAGGTGCAGTGGATGGTGGGCTCGGACGTGGTGTGGAGCCCCTTCTACGGAAAGACGGCCTTCCTCAACAGCCGCGTGCTGCACTTCGAGGCCTTCGTGCTCGCCGGCGCCACCGTCTTCAAGCTCAACCGGGACAATGGCTTCCGGCCCGCCGCCAACATCGGCCTGGGGCTGCGGCTCTTCACCTCCCAGCACCTCTCCTTCCGGCTCGATGTGACGAACAACGTCCTGTTCGCGGGCGCCTCGCGCATCGTCAACGTCCCCACCCTCCAACTCGCCACCGCCTTCAACTTCGGCGCCACGGAATGA
- a CDS encoding AgmX/PglI C-terminal domain-containing protein gives MSGQPSVLQVVILRDGLLIGTEVFVPGTYAIGSEPGSDLMLDDASIEPRHAVLYFQNGRSAIQDAGTVSGVYVNGHRVTACEIRPVDEVLCGPFVLKTRVLSQRPEAKPQPPPEVAALLSAPPQATAPAARPGAPRTPLPPSGGVTTAPQWGNAEPPSALSPSTVPIAYASATRNPPAPAKEPEPDLGPVIVEPLSPGPSRGAMGASLQASPAAAPHAVPVPRMAPSPVPSSTMPSARRRATQEAPRAEESPAASLPSLMLADDLLSGLDLDEMPLPEAKPAAKPEARPTLAPRMAPGKGPAQLYLELYWGGVRREALRFRPGKKPLRASSDPEAGMPLWGFALPEETFTLAESLQGAYRLFIPPGTGVERSGPDGRFQALNATGLESDGNRRFLTVREGAAVRLSQGQMSLVAYAAPVPERTWVNPLRGLPWLAMASFAFFASALGAFLALKPPLSEAPDFTQKNLPPVALRLLAPEPKKKEEAKKKLEAIKQKAKPKETPEKVAEKPTPKPVEKAPPAKPKEVAPPPPPESRALKALAKLSAAGPAANDLLAAVDKMGSGPGSKNAKSSNYKLAGLIGKAPIANAGLGTFGLGGGGKGGGATLGAEILRGKGGGGIGALGAGGVGKGKVGGTVTRATARSVSAAQGSIDREAVAKVINSHLQEVHACYERALLKDPGLAGKVVLEWTIGNNGRVAAAKTKSSTLRNSAVESCILSNLKTWSFPSPKGGVVIITYPFLFNSVGY, from the coding sequence GTGAGCGGTCAACCCTCCGTCCTCCAGGTCGTCATTCTCCGCGATGGGCTTCTCATCGGCACGGAGGTCTTCGTCCCGGGCACCTACGCCATCGGCTCCGAGCCTGGCTCGGACCTGATGCTGGATGATGCCTCCATCGAACCCCGCCACGCGGTGCTGTATTTCCAGAACGGGCGCTCGGCCATCCAGGACGCGGGCACCGTCTCCGGCGTCTACGTCAACGGCCACCGCGTCACCGCGTGTGAGATCCGCCCGGTGGACGAGGTGCTCTGCGGCCCCTTCGTCCTGAAGACCCGCGTGCTCTCGCAGCGGCCCGAGGCCAAGCCCCAGCCCCCCCCGGAAGTGGCCGCCCTGCTGAGCGCCCCGCCCCAGGCCACTGCCCCCGCGGCCCGGCCCGGGGCCCCGCGCACGCCCCTTCCTCCCTCGGGAGGGGTGACCACCGCGCCCCAGTGGGGCAACGCGGAGCCTCCCTCCGCGCTCTCCCCCTCCACTGTCCCCATCGCCTACGCCTCCGCCACGCGGAACCCCCCCGCGCCCGCGAAGGAGCCGGAGCCGGACCTGGGGCCGGTCATCGTCGAGCCCCTGTCCCCGGGACCGTCCCGGGGGGCGATGGGAGCCTCGCTCCAGGCGAGCCCGGCCGCGGCCCCCCACGCCGTGCCCGTGCCCAGGATGGCCCCCAGCCCCGTGCCCTCCAGCACGATGCCCTCCGCGCGCCGCCGCGCCACCCAGGAGGCCCCGCGCGCCGAGGAGTCCCCTGCCGCGTCCCTGCCCTCCCTGATGCTGGCCGATGATCTCCTCTCGGGCCTCGATCTGGACGAGATGCCCCTGCCGGAGGCCAAGCCCGCGGCGAAGCCGGAGGCCCGGCCCACGCTGGCCCCGCGCATGGCGCCGGGCAAGGGGCCCGCGCAGCTCTACCTGGAGCTGTACTGGGGGGGGGTCCGCCGGGAGGCCCTCCGCTTCCGCCCGGGCAAGAAGCCCCTGCGGGCCTCCAGCGATCCCGAGGCCGGCATGCCCCTGTGGGGCTTCGCCCTGCCCGAGGAAACGTTCACGCTCGCCGAGTCCCTCCAGGGCGCCTACCGCCTCTTCATCCCGCCCGGTACCGGCGTGGAGCGCAGCGGCCCGGATGGGCGCTTCCAGGCCCTCAACGCCACGGGGCTCGAGTCCGATGGCAACCGCCGCTTCCTCACCGTGCGCGAGGGCGCCGCCGTGCGCCTGTCCCAGGGGCAGATGTCGCTGGTGGCCTACGCGGCGCCCGTGCCCGAGCGCACGTGGGTCAACCCCTTGCGGGGACTGCCCTGGCTGGCGATGGCGAGCTTCGCCTTCTTCGCCTCGGCCCTGGGCGCCTTCCTCGCCCTGAAGCCCCCGCTGTCCGAGGCGCCCGACTTCACCCAGAAGAACCTCCCGCCCGTCGCCCTGCGCCTGCTGGCGCCCGAGCCGAAGAAGAAGGAGGAGGCGAAGAAGAAGCTCGAGGCCATCAAGCAGAAGGCCAAGCCCAAGGAGACCCCGGAGAAGGTGGCCGAGAAGCCCACGCCCAAGCCCGTGGAGAAGGCGCCTCCGGCCAAACCGAAGGAAGTGGCCCCGCCTCCGCCTCCCGAGTCCCGCGCCCTCAAGGCGCTGGCCAAGCTGTCGGCGGCAGGCCCCGCGGCCAATGACCTGCTGGCGGCGGTGGACAAGATGGGCAGCGGCCCGGGCAGCAAGAACGCCAAGTCGTCCAACTACAAGCTGGCCGGATTGATTGGCAAGGCGCCCATCGCCAACGCGGGCCTGGGCACGTTCGGCCTCGGGGGCGGCGGCAAGGGCGGCGGCGCCACGCTGGGCGCGGAGATCCTTCGCGGCAAGGGCGGCGGCGGCATCGGCGCGCTGGGCGCCGGTGGGGTGGGCAAGGGCAAGGTGGGCGGCACCGTCACGCGCGCCACCGCCCGCAGCGTGTCCGCGGCGCAGGGCAGCATCGACCGCGAGGCCGTGGCCAAGGTCATCAACAGCCACCTCCAGGAAGTCCATGCCTGCTATGAGCGGGCCCTGCTCAAGGATCCGGGACTGGCCGGCAAGGTGGTGCTCGAATGGACCATCGGAAACAACGGCCGCGTGGCCGCGGCGAAGACCAAGTCCTCCACCCTGCGCAACAGCGCCGTCGAGTCCTGCATCCTCAGCAACTTGAAGACGTGGAGCTTCCCTTCCCCCAAGGGAGGCGTCGTCATCATCACCTACCCCTTCCTCTTCAACTCGGTCGGCTACTGA